A region from the Triticum aestivum cultivar Chinese Spring chromosome 3D, IWGSC CS RefSeq v2.1, whole genome shotgun sequence genome encodes:
- the LOC123075658 gene encoding uncharacterized protein: MAFHQRSTSLPSRPHVSETEVELELQSLEASISSSNSISTMCDGLRTLPNIYDGLEEIICLPSNQVCSSQQRSMLDGEMEGSLELLDLCSTMQEIFVEMKAIIQELQVALRKGDDAATQAKIQSYTRLVKKAKNLLKKNTKKSPAHCKIVMLLAKAAREVSASLLECTLHLLSKQIEMPKQSLVSKEFHKKKAVVCKEEHLSELECSIGDLESGAGHLFRKLVQSRVSLLNILSS; the protein is encoded by the coding sequence ATGGCTTTCCACCAAAGATCGACCAGTTTGCCTTCTAGGCCTCACGTCAGTGAGACCGAAGTCGAGCTAGAGCTTCAGAGCCTAGAAGCAAGCATCTCTTCCTCTAATTCCATCAGCACGATGTGCGATGGTCTCAGGACTCTTCCAAACATCTACGATGGTCTTGAAGAGATCATCTGCCTACCAAGCAACCAAGTTTGCTCCTCCCAGCAGAGGAGCATGTTGGATGGAGAAATGGAAGGTTCTCTTGAGCTGCTAGATCTTTGCAGCACCATGCAAGAGATCTTCGTCGAGATGAAGGCCATCATCCAAGAGTTGCAAGTGGCTCTAAGGAAAGGTGATGATGCAGCTACTCAAGCCAAGATCCAATCTTACACCCGCttggtgaagaaggccaagaatcttctcaagaagaacacgaagaagagTCCTGCACACTGCAAGATAGTCATGCTATTGGCTAAGGCGGCCAGGGAGGTCTCTGCCTCTCTCCTGGAGTGCACACTCCATCTATTGTCGAAGCAAATCGAAATGCCTAAACAGTCTCTTGTTTCCAAGGAATTTCACAAGAAGAAGGCGGTTGTTTGTAAGGAGGAACACTTGTCGGAGTTAGAGTGCAGTATCGGAGATCTTGAGAGTGGAGCAGGACATCTGTTCAGGAAATTAGTCCAGAGCAGAGTTTCTCTACTCAACATCCTTAGCTCATAG